A region from the Flavobacterium enshiense genome encodes:
- a CDS encoding arsenate reductase family protein → MDKIYYLASCDTCRKIIKSLPNSNRLVFQDIRQDPITPEQLEEMYRLSGSYEALFSKKAQLYKSMDLKNKNLTEADFKKYILEHYTFLSRPVFIIDGKIYIGNSQKNINEVIAVLS, encoded by the coding sequence ATGGATAAAATATACTACCTCGCTTCGTGCGACACCTGTCGCAAAATCATCAAATCCTTACCCAACAGCAACCGTCTGGTATTTCAGGATATTCGTCAGGATCCGATTACTCCGGAGCAATTGGAGGAAATGTACCGGCTTTCGGGCAGTTATGAAGCGCTTTTCAGCAAAAAAGCACAGTTATACAAGTCGATGGATCTGAAAAACAAAAACCTGACCGAAGCCGATTTCAAGAAATATATTTTGGAACACTATACCTTTCTAAGCCGTCCGGTTTTCATTATCGACGGAAAAATATACATCGGCAACAGCCAGAAAAATATTAACGAAGTGATCGCCGTTTTAAGTTAA
- a CDS encoding DMT family transporter encodes MKARTYALIAAWMVAIIYGVTFTIAKDVMPKYIDAFGFIFLRVGGSTILFWLATLFVKTEKIDRKDFPRILAAAFFGVALNMLTFFKGLSYTSPIMGAVLMVTTPMIVLVLSAIIMKEHMQKNKIIGILLGLTGTVTLILYGKSMVNAPNASLGNFLVFVNAVSYGFYLILVKKLMDKYNAFSFVKWIYLFGFLMVIPFGWSEFQAVDWALVPMNIYWKIGFVVVVSTFLTYLLNLLSMRELKPTMVAVFIYLQPFFATVFAIGLGKDELSWVKIGSAALIFAGVYLVIKKKPKTFSESMAVTDPSQH; translated from the coding sequence ATGAAAGCGCGTACTTATGCCCTGATCGCTGCGTGGATGGTAGCCATCATTTACGGGGTGACCTTTACCATCGCCAAAGACGTAATGCCAAAATACATTGACGCGTTCGGCTTTATTTTTCTTCGCGTAGGCGGTTCCACTATTTTGTTTTGGCTGGCCACACTTTTTGTAAAAACCGAAAAAATTGACAGAAAGGATTTTCCACGCATATTAGCTGCCGCCTTTTTTGGTGTAGCCCTCAACATGCTGACATTCTTCAAAGGACTGAGCTATACTTCTCCAATAATGGGTGCCGTCCTGATGGTGACTACTCCGATGATTGTATTGGTCCTGTCGGCCATCATCATGAAAGAGCATATGCAAAAAAACAAGATAATCGGAATACTTCTTGGACTGACAGGAACCGTAACCCTGATTTTATACGGAAAATCGATGGTAAACGCGCCTAATGCCTCTTTAGGAAACTTTCTGGTGTTTGTCAATGCCGTTTCTTATGGTTTCTATCTGATTCTGGTTAAAAAACTGATGGACAAATACAACGCCTTTTCATTTGTAAAATGGATCTACCTTTTTGGATTTCTTATGGTAATTCCTTTCGGATGGAGCGAATTTCAAGCCGTTGACTGGGCTTTGGTCCCGATGAACATTTACTGGAAAATAGGATTCGTGGTCGTCGTTTCCACTTTTCTGACTTATTTATTGAACCTGCTTTCGATGAGAGAACTGAAACCGACAATGGTAGCTGTATTTATCTATCTGCAGCCATTTTTCGCTACGGTTTTTGCCATCGGATTAGGGAAAGACGAATTGAGCTGGGTCAAAATTGGTTCCGCAGCGCTGATTTTCGCAGGCGTGTATCTGGTAATAAAGAAAAAACCGAAAACCTTTAGCGAATCGATGGCAGTTACTGATCCAAGCCAACACTAA
- a CDS encoding YicC/YloC family endoribonuclease, whose product MIQSMTGFGKSTLQLATKKITVEVKSLNSKGMDLNVRMPSVYREMELSLRNQISQRLERGKVDFALYIEVTGEETSTKVNAPIVKAYMSQMRDILADADETELMKMAVRMPDALKTERDELDENEWKQILTVINEALANINNFRTDEGLSLEKEFQLRIANIRSYMEQALELDPERVQNIKNKLQTAIDELKVTVDENRFEQELIYYLEKLDITEEKVRLTNHLDYFIETLNGTEANGRKLGFITQEMGREINTMGSKSNHAGMQKLVVQMKDELEKIKEQVLNVL is encoded by the coding sequence ATGATACAATCGATGACCGGATTTGGGAAGTCAACCCTACAGTTGGCTACCAAAAAAATCACAGTGGAAGTAAAATCGTTAAACAGCAAAGGAATGGACCTTAATGTCCGAATGCCTTCTGTGTACCGCGAAATGGAATTGAGTCTGCGCAATCAGATTTCCCAACGACTGGAACGCGGTAAAGTCGATTTTGCCCTTTATATTGAAGTAACCGGAGAGGAAACTTCCACCAAAGTAAACGCCCCGATTGTAAAGGCTTACATGTCGCAAATGCGGGACATTTTAGCCGATGCCGATGAAACGGAACTGATGAAAATGGCCGTTCGCATGCCTGACGCATTAAAAACGGAACGCGATGAACTAGATGAAAACGAATGGAAACAAATCCTGACAGTTATTAACGAAGCGCTTGCCAACATCAATAATTTCAGAACCGACGAAGGCTTATCATTGGAAAAAGAATTCCAATTACGCATCGCCAATATCCGTTCGTATATGGAACAGGCTTTGGAACTGGATCCGGAACGCGTTCAGAACATCAAAAACAAACTGCAAACTGCAATTGACGAGTTGAAAGTGACCGTTGATGAAAACCGCTTTGAACAGGAACTTATTTATTATCTTGAAAAATTAGATATTACCGAAGAAAAAGTACGCTTGACTAATCACCTGGATTATTTCATCGAAACGTTGAACGGAACCGAAGCCAACGGCAGAAAACTAGGCTTTATCACTCAGGAAATGGGACGTGAAATCAACACTATGGGCTCCAAATCGAACCATGCCGGAATGCAGAAATTGGTCGTTCAAATGAAAGACGAACTGGAAAAAATCAAGGAACAGGTGTTAAACGTCCTGTAG
- a CDS encoding acyl-CoA thioesterase, giving the protein MNDFTREISIRWADLDPNFHVRHSAYYDYGAQHRIEILEREGLTMKIMQEQHFGPIIFREECVFRREMHLGDKIFISTKMGKMKADASRWTIVHELKNEKDELCAKITLDGAWINTKLRKLATPTPEIVRKVMSTFPKTDDFIAL; this is encoded by the coding sequence ATGAATGATTTTACTAGAGAAATTTCCATTCGCTGGGCGGATTTGGATCCGAATTTTCACGTGCGCCACAGTGCTTATTATGATTATGGAGCCCAACACCGTATTGAAATTCTGGAACGCGAAGGACTGACGATGAAAATCATGCAGGAGCAACATTTCGGACCGATTATTTTCAGGGAGGAATGTGTCTTCCGAAGAGAAATGCATTTGGGTGACAAGATTTTTATCAGTACAAAAATGGGAAAGATGAAGGCGGATGCTTCCCGTTGGACTATCGTACACGAATTAAAAAATGAGAAAGATGAACTTTGTGCAAAAATTACTCTTGACGGAGCATGGATAAATACTAAATTGCGAAAACTGGCGACTCCAACACCCGAAATTGTGAGAAAGGTAATGAGCACCTTTCCGAAAACCGATGACTTTATTGCCTTATAA